The proteins below come from a single Piscinibacter gummiphilus genomic window:
- a CDS encoding cytochrome c3 family protein — protein MINLLKRYWHVISRPSVHYSLGFLTIVGFIGGIVFWGGFNTAMEATNTEAFCTGCHEMRDNVFAELKTTIHYTNRSGVRAVCSDCHVPHNWTDKMARKMQASKEVWGKVFGTIDTPEKFQAKRLELAQHEWARLKANDSLECRNCHQYDSMDFTRQSQRAQAMHSTYLANKEKTCIDCHKGIAHRLPHIPPGQGPSDTPGQVVPTPQSAAAASGVAAK, from the coding sequence GTGATCAACCTGCTCAAGCGTTACTGGCACGTCATCTCGCGCCCGAGCGTTCACTACAGCCTGGGCTTCCTGACCATCGTCGGCTTCATCGGCGGCATCGTCTTCTGGGGCGGCTTCAACACCGCGATGGAAGCCACCAACACCGAAGCCTTCTGCACCGGCTGCCACGAGATGCGCGACAACGTGTTCGCCGAACTCAAGACCACCATCCACTACACCAACCGCTCCGGCGTGCGCGCCGTGTGCAGCGACTGCCACGTGCCGCACAACTGGACCGACAAGATGGCCCGCAAGATGCAGGCCTCGAAGGAGGTGTGGGGCAAGGTCTTCGGCACCATCGACACGCCCGAGAAATTCCAGGCCAAGCGGCTCGAACTCGCGCAGCACGAGTGGGCGCGCCTGAAGGCCAACGACTCGCTGGAGTGCCGCAACTGCCACCAGTACGACTCGATGGACTTCACCCGCCAGAGCCAGCGTGCGCAGGCGATGCACAGCACCTACCTTGCCAACAAGGAAAAGACCTGCATCGACTGCCACAAGGGCATCGCGCATCGGCTGCCGCACATCCCGCCCGGCCAGGGCCCGAGCGACACGCCGGGGCAGGTGGTGCCCACGCCGCAGAGCGCGGCCGCCGCCTCGGGCGTGGCGGCGAAGTGA